One part of the Salinimonas iocasae genome encodes these proteins:
- a CDS encoding GNAT family N-acetyltransferase → MAFKNLIEWLSVPLRADAANYHRQLMLFETKDAAQSIEALADALSSELSCAVLSDEAHFCATANAHPFVLSDYKKVLGQEFDIGIYNALCGLRPSAILALAGTLRFGGRLIILCPSLEEWPFHTGVTQPHYLSHGYAINESLFTRLIIEKFDRNCTVAICSKDKSVERLPIKYVTTSQRCYSDSENYLTVSQQRVMDDYLSSLDTDKSLYALTAPRGRGKSALLGTIAAALINRSLKILLVSSRAHSQTVFYRHLANALSCKIHDAREFVEWLAPDNPRAYNNDADIMLIDEAASLPLPVLISLTARNSRCFVTTTTFGFEGSGLGFIHKFLLPLKASGQLRHLTLTEPVRWAANDPLESVLDKSLLFTDVQDEPEVFTGPITFSHLTAQQIDPGILSRLYHLLSDSHYQTSPDDLMRLTDAPDVSFMLAFQGKLLVGAAVINHEGGNRLSSLSESIAQGNRRVKGHLSAQSIALLTVDADLAHRSYWRINRIAVRDDYRRNGIASSMLSHIQTEARKIQIDWLTSSYASDPEIDNFWKNADFELIRRGKKPDKASGQISNLIVKPVSTFAKEKQNQLTNMYHFDTAESIEEMKRIVNHFALGTIIDSRIKAYINGHRSRELTGNAFIYFITTNAGLLTENSLSYQFVINKRCIKDLILLNKLTGKKAFERKLLEETKTVFRTSNKE, encoded by the coding sequence ATGGCTTTTAAGAACCTCATTGAATGGCTCAGTGTGCCATTACGTGCAGATGCTGCGAACTATCATCGGCAGTTGATGTTGTTTGAGACAAAGGATGCCGCGCAATCAATAGAAGCGCTGGCTGACGCATTATCATCAGAACTATCCTGCGCGGTTTTAAGTGATGAGGCTCACTTCTGCGCAACTGCCAATGCACACCCGTTTGTACTATCCGATTACAAGAAGGTGCTAGGTCAGGAATTTGATATCGGCATATACAATGCGCTATGCGGTCTCCGACCTAGCGCAATACTTGCCCTGGCAGGCACACTTCGCTTTGGGGGCCGCCTAATCATACTTTGTCCTTCGCTGGAAGAATGGCCTTTTCATACCGGCGTCACGCAGCCACATTACCTGAGCCATGGTTATGCAATCAATGAAAGCCTTTTCACCCGCCTCATCATTGAAAAATTCGATCGGAACTGTACTGTTGCCATCTGTTCGAAAGATAAAAGCGTGGAGCGGCTTCCGATTAAGTACGTTACCACTTCGCAACGTTGTTATTCAGACAGCGAAAACTATCTTACAGTGAGTCAGCAACGCGTTATGGATGACTATTTGAGTTCACTGGACACAGATAAATCTTTATATGCGCTCACTGCGCCCCGGGGGCGGGGTAAGTCTGCCCTATTGGGCACTATAGCAGCCGCTCTGATAAACAGATCGCTTAAAATTTTACTTGTGAGCTCACGAGCACATAGTCAAACCGTATTTTACCGACATTTGGCAAATGCGCTTTCCTGCAAAATTCATGATGCAAGGGAATTCGTTGAGTGGTTAGCGCCCGATAATCCCAGGGCATATAACAATGATGCAGATATCATGTTGATAGATGAGGCTGCATCGCTGCCCCTGCCGGTTTTGATATCATTGACCGCAAGGAACAGCAGATGCTTTGTGACTACAACCACTTTTGGGTTTGAAGGTTCTGGTTTAGGATTTATCCACAAATTCCTGTTGCCCCTAAAAGCCAGTGGACAGCTTCGTCATCTAACATTGACCGAGCCTGTGCGCTGGGCAGCAAATGACCCGCTGGAGTCTGTTTTAGATAAAAGCCTGTTATTTACAGACGTTCAGGATGAGCCTGAGGTGTTCACTGGACCGATCACATTTTCACATCTTACAGCACAGCAGATTGATCCGGGAATACTTTCCAGACTCTATCACCTGCTCAGTGATTCCCATTACCAAACGTCTCCGGATGACCTGATGCGACTGACTGACGCCCCTGATGTATCGTTTATGTTAGCCTTTCAGGGTAAATTACTGGTCGGCGCTGCGGTTATTAACCATGAAGGTGGTAATAGACTTTCATCGTTAAGCGAAAGCATCGCACAGGGAAACAGACGTGTTAAAGGCCATCTTAGCGCGCAGAGTATTGCTCTGTTAACAGTGGATGCAGATTTAGCACATCGCTCATACTGGCGCATAAACAGAATAGCGGTTCGTGACGACTACCGAAGAAACGGTATCGCCTCATCTATGTTGAGCCACATTCAAACAGAAGCGAGAAAAATTCAGATCGACTGGCTTACCAGCTCTTATGCCTCCGATCCAGAGATAGATAATTTTTGGAAAAATGCTGATTTTGAATTGATACGGCGAGGAAAAAAGCCGGATAAGGCTAGCGGACAAATTAGTAATTTAATCGTAAAACCAGTTTCCACTTTTGCTAAAGAGAAACAAAATCAGCTCACGAATATGTATCATTTTGATACGGCTGAATCCATCGAAGAAATGAAGCGAATAGTAAATCACTTCGCTTTAGGTACGATCATTGACAGCAGAATAAAAGCGTATATAAACGGACACCGGTCAAGGGAGCTTACCGGAAATGCTTTTATCTATTTCATTACAACCAACGCTGGTTTATTGACTGAAAACTCACTGTCATATCAGTTTGTGATAAATAAGCGCTGTATAAAAGATTTAATATTGTTAAATAAATTAACGGGCAAAAAGGCGTTTGAACGAAAGTTATTAGAAGAGACGAAAACAGTCTTCAGAACGTCAAACAAAGAATGA